The Streptomyces asoensis DNA window TCACGGAAAGCGCTCACGCCCCGAGGAGGGGAAAATTGCCTGGCCCGTCCTGTGGAGGGCTGCTAGGCATGGGGCCATGACCGGTGACGCGGCAGGCCGTTCGGCCTCCTCCGCGGCCGGGCGGCACGAACTGCGGAAGGTGCGGGAGATGCGGGAGTCACGCGAGACGCGAACGCTGCTGCGGGACGAATGGGACGAGTGGTACGACACCTTCCTGCGCACCTTCGGCGGGGTCCCGGAGCCGGCCGAGGAACGGGAGCTGTTCCGCGATCTCACCCCGCACGACCGCTCCCTGGGCGTCTGGGACGCCGGGCGGTGCGTGGCGACGGCGGGGGCCTACGACTTCCGGCTGACCGTGCCGGGCGGGGCCTCGGTGCCGGCCGCGGGCGTGACGATGGTCGGTGTGAGCGCGACCCACCGGCGGCGCGGGGTGCTGACCTCGATGATGCGGCGGCAGCTGGACGATGTGCGGGCGTGGGGCGAGCCGCTCGCGGTCCTCACGGCCTCCGAACCGGACATCTACGGACGGTTCGGGTACGCCGCGGCGGCCTTCGGGCTGCACGCCGAGATCGACACGAGCCGGGTACGGCTGTCCGTCCCGCCCGGCACGGACGACGTACGGCTGCGGTACGCCGATCCCGTCGCGGAACTCGACGTGTGCGAGGCGCTGTACGCGCGGACCGTGCCCGACCGGCCCGGGATGCTCGCGCGCCGGCCGGGCTGGGAGCGGCTGGGGCTGCTCGACCCGGAGAGCGGTCGGGGCGGGGCGTCGCCGCTCCAGTGCGTCCTCGCCGAGCGGGACGGTGAGGTCACCGGGTACGTCCGCTTCCGGGTGCGGCCCGAGTGGCGGGACAGCGGACACAACGGGCAGGTGCTGCTCCAGGATCTGACAGCCGCCGATCCGGCGTCGGAGGCGGCGCTGTGGCGGTTCCTGTTCGGGATCGACCTCACGACCTCGCTGAAGGTCCGCGGGCGGCCGGTGGACGAGGCCTGGCAGTACCTGGTGTCCGACGTACGGCGGTGCGAGCTGCGGGTGCGGGACTCGCTGTACGTGCGGCTCGTGGACGTGGGCGCGGCGCTGGAGGCCCGTACCTACCAGGCGCCGGTGGACGTGGTGTTCGAGGTCGAGGACGCCTTCTGCCCCTGGAACGCGGGGCGTTGGCGGCTTTCGGGCGACACCAAGGGCGCGGTGTGCGGGCGCACCTCCGACGCCGCCGATCTCGCGCTCTCCGTCAGGGAGTTGGGGGCGGTCTACCTCGGGGGCGTCGGCCCGGCCCCGCTGGCGCGGGCCGGACGGGTCGACGAGCTCAGGAGGGGCGCGCTGGCCGAGGCCGCCGTGGGGTTCGGCGCCGTCACGGCTCCCTGGCTGCCGCACGGCTTCTGAGGGCGGGCGCGCCGCCGGTGTCCGGCCGGGTCCGGCCGCGGGTCACTTCCGCTGGCAGGTCGGGCACCAGAAGAGGTTGCGGGCGGCGAGGTCGGCGGTGCGGACGGTGTCGCCGCAGAGGTGGCAGGGCTGGTGCGTACGGCGGTAGACGTACACCTCGCCGCCGTGGTCGTCGACGCGGGGCGGCCGGCCCATGGCCTGCGGGGTGTGCTGCGGGCGGACCGTGTCGATGCGGTTGTCGCGGACGCCGTCGCGCATGAGGGCGACGAGGTCGGTCCAGATCGCGTCCCACTCGGTCGGGGTGATGTCCCTGCCCGCCCGGTAGGGGTCGATGCCGTGGCGGAAGAGGACCTCGGCCCGGTAGACGTTGCCGACGCCCGCGATGACCTTCTGGTCCATGAGGAGGGCGGCGATCGTCGTCCGGCTGCGCGCGATGCGGGCGTAGGCGGCCGCGGGGTCGGCGTCGGCGCGCAGCGGGTCGGGGCCGAGGCGGCCGTGTATCGCCCGCTTCTCGTCGTCCGTGATCAGGGCGCAGGTGGTGGGGCCCCGCAGGTCCACGTAGCCGGTGGGACCGGCGAGGCGGAGGCGGACCGTGTCGGTGGGCGGTGGCGCGGGGGCCGGACCGAAGGTGACCTTGCCGAAGAGGCCCAGGTGGATGTGGATCCAGCGCCCGCCGGCGAACCCGAGGAAGAGGTGTTTGCCGTGGGCCTCGGTGCGGGTGAGCGAGGCGCCGGCGAGGAGCTCGGCGGAGGGGGTGAACCTGCCCTGCGGGCTGCTCACCGCCAGGGGTCGGCGGGTGAAGCGGGCGTAGTCCTGCGCCAGCCGGTGGATGGTGTGGCCTTCCGGCACCGGTGTCTCCTCGTCCTCGCGCCGCTCACCCGGCAGGACCGGGTGAGCGCCGAGGCCGTCCGGGGCCGCGCCCCGGGCGGGTCGCTACTGCTGGGGGTGGTGGGCCGGGATCTCGGGGAGGGTGCCCGTCGTCTCGTACGCGGAGAGCATGTCGATGCGGCGGATGTGACGCTCGTCCTCGGAGAACGGGGTGGCGAGGAACGTCTCGACGAACTTCGTCGCCTCGTCCTGGGAGTGCATGCGGGAGCCGACGGCGACGACGTTGGCGTTGTTGTGCTGGCGGCCGAGGGACGCGGTCTCCTCGCTCCAGGCCAGGGCGGCACGGACGCCCTTCACCTTGTTCGCCGCGATCTGCTCGCCGTTGCCGGAGCCGCCGATCACGACGCCGAGGGAGCCGGGGTCCGCCGCCGTGCGCTCCGCGGCGCGCAGGCAGAAGGGCGGGTAGTCGTCCTGGGCGTCGTAGATGTGGGGCCCGCAGTCGACCGGGTCGTGACCCGCCGCCCTGAGCTGCTCCACGAGGTGGTTCTTGAGTTCGAAGCCGGCATGGTCCGAGCCGAGATACACGCGCATGCGTCGAGTGTGACATGGGCGCCGTGGGGTAGCAGCGCCGGGTGCCGCGTCCGAAAACTGTGAGTAATCCTACAGAACCTCAGGAAAACCTCAAATAACAATCTGGAATCGAAGGTTCCCGAATTCATTCACCTCGGATTCACTGGACCGGCTCGTACGCCCCCCACGCACGATCCACTTGATTCCCCTCACGCGGCGCAAAGGAAAACACCCTCATGACTTCGCAGCCGACCCTCACCAAGGCCGACGGCGGCCCCGGAGGTTCCGAAGAGCCCGGGGCCGGGCCCGGGACCGGGCTCCACGCAGGGCTCAAGAACCGGCACCTGTCGATGATCGCCATCGGCGGTGTCATCGGCGCCGGACTGTTCGTCGGTTCCAGCTCCGGCATCGCCACCGCCGGACCGGGCATCCTGCTCTCCTACGCCCTCGTCGGCACGCTCGTGGTGCTGGTGATGCGGATGCTGGGCGAGATGTCCGCGGCCAACCCGACCTCGGGCTCCTTCTCCGCGCACGCCGACCGGGCGCTCGGCCGCTGGGCCGGGTTCTCCATCGGCTGGCTGTACTGGTTCTTCTGGGTCGTCGTGCTCGCGGTGGAGGCCACCGCCGGCGCCAAGATCCTCGAAGGGTGGATCCCCGCCGTACCGCAGTGGGGGTGGGCGCTCCTGGTGATGGTGGTGCTGACCGCCACCAACCTCGTGTCCGTCGGCTCCTACGGCGAGTTCGAGTTCTGGTTCGCCGGGATCAAGGTCGTCGCGATCGGCGCCTTCATCGTCGTCGGCGGACTGGCCGTCTTCGGCGTGCTGCCCGGCAGCGACAGCGACAAGGCCGGGCTCGGCAACCTCACCGACCACGGCGGCTTCCTGCCCAACGGGCCGGGCGCCATCCTCACCGGCGTGCTGCTCGTCGTCTTCTCCTTCATGGGCAGCGAGATCGCGACCCTGGCGGCCGGCGAGTCCGAGGACCCGCAGCGGGCGGTCACCAAGTCCACCAACAGCATCATCTGGCGGATCGGCGTCTTCTACCTCGGCTCGATCCTCGTCGTCGTCACGCTGCTGCCGTGGAACGACCCGTCCATCAAGGAGCAGGGCTCCTACGTCGCCGCGCTGAACTCCCTCGGGATCGCGCACGCCGGTCAGATCATGAACTTCATCGTGCTGACGTCGGTGCTGTCCTGTCTCAACTCCGGGCTCTACACCGCCTCCCGCATGGCCTTCTCGCTCGGTCAGCGCGGGGACGCGCCGAAGATGTTCGCCCGCACGACGCGTCGGGGTGTTCCGCTCGCGGCGATCGTCGCCTCGGTGCTGTTCGGGTTCGTCGCCGTCTTCTTCAACTACAAGTTCCCGGACTCCGTCTTCCTCTTCCTCGTCAACTCCAGCGGTGCCGTCGCCCTGTTCGTCTGGCTCGTGATCTGCTTCTCGCAGCTGCGGATGCGGAAGATCATCCAGGCCGAGGCGCCGGAGAAGCTCGTCGTGAAGATGTGGCTGTACCCCTACCTGACCTGGGCGACGGCCGCGCTGATCGTCTTCGTGCTCGGGTACATGCTGACCGACACCGAGGGCGAGAGCAGTGGCCGCACGACCGTGCTGCTGTCGCTGCTCGTGGCCGCCCTCGTGGTCGCCGTCGCCTTCGTGAAGGAGGGCCGGACCAGGGCCAGGGCCAGGGCCGCCTCCGAGGTCCCGGCCACGTCCCGGGTCGAGGCCGAGTAGTCCCGCGCCGGCCGGCTCGCGCGTGCGAGCGGCGGCCGGCGCGAGTGCGCGAGGGGTCCGCCGCGGCGGGCCCCTCGCCGCTTTTGCCGCTCACATCACCGTGAAGCTGTCCTTGACCTTCTCGTACGTCCTCAGGGCCTGCGCTTCGGTCCCCGGCCGGTACCAGGTGTTGACCTGGTACGACTTGCCGTCCTCGTCGAAGCCCAGGAGACGGGCGTGCCAGGGCGTGCCCCGCAGGGTGAAGGTGTACTCCCAGACCACCGCCGGCCGGCCCCGGAACGTCGTCTCCGCCAGACGGATCTTGGTGTAGTCCCTGCCCTGCCGGGCGTTCTCCTCAGAGGTCCGCCAGGTGTCCATCAGGTCGCCCCGCGCCAGGGAGGACCTGGCGACGAGTTCCTGGGTGCCGTCGGGTGACGTGTAGTGCACCTCCGCGCCCGTCTTCACGTCCCGCCGCCAGCCCGCGGGAGTCGCCCACGCGTACCCGCCCGCCTCCTGGTGGGCGCCCGGGGGCAGGCTCGGCGGGCGGAACGTCCCCTCGACGGTCGGTGACGCCGGGTCGACCGGGCCGGAACCGGAGCCGGAGCCGGGGTTCGCGGTGGTGAGCACGGACGGCTCGGGCGAGGCGCCGCCCGACCGGTCGTCGCCGTCGTGCGAGCCGGGCGGTGACGCCAGCACGATCGCGAGGACTGTACCCACCACGAGGACACCGACGGCGACGACCGCGCCGGTACGGCGGCGCGCCGGTCCCCCGCCGCGCCCCGGACGACGTCCGCCGCCGCCCCCCGTCGCCTCCCCGTCCCCGCCGGGCCCGCCCCCGCCGGAGCGGACCGTGGCGGAGCGGGCCGCGACGGCCGGACCGGGCGGCTCACCGCCGGGCCGCCCCCTGACGCGACGCGTCGGCGCGTCCGGGCTCGGCACGGGGGCCGCACCGTCCGCCTCCGGGACGCCGTACGGCTCCCGGGCGGGGTGCGGCTCCCGGGCGGGGTGCGGCTCCGGTGCCCCGGAGGTATCCGGGGCGGGGCGGGTCCCCGGGGCCGGGCGGGGCTCCGGGGCCGGGCGGGGCTCCGGGGCCGGGCGGGGCTCCGGGGCCGGGCGGGGCTCCGGGGCCGGGCGGGGCTCCGGGGCCGGGCGGGGCTCCGGGGCCGGGCGGGGCTCCGGGGCCGGGCGGGGCTCCGGGGCCGGGCGGGGCTCCGGGGCCGGGCGGGGCTCCGTCGCCTGCCGCGGACGGGCGAGGGAGATTCCGGGGCGGACGCGCGGATCCGCCGGCGGGCCCTCGGACGGGGGCTCCGAGCCCGACTCCGAACGCAGCTCCGAGGCCGCCCCGGTCCCTGCGGCCGTCCCGGCGGCCCCGGTCCCGGCCTGCGCAGGGCCGACGGGGGTGTGGGCGTGGGGTGCCCCGGCGCGGTCGGCGGGTGCGCCGCCTTCCGCGCCCGGCGCTCCCGCGTCGCCCGTTCCCGTCTGCCCGGGCACCGCCGGGGTCGGCGCGGGAGGCGGGAAGGCGAGGGGGGCGAGGGCGGACTCCAGGTCCGTGAGGGTGGGACGGGCCGCGGGCTCCTTCTCCAGGAGGGCGGCGAGGATGTCGTTCAACGGGCCAGCCCGGGGCGGGAGTCGGGGTTCCTCGTAGAGGACCGCGTGCAGGGTCGCCAGGGTGGTGTCCCGGGAGAAGGGGGAGCGACCGCCGAGGGCGGCGCAGAGCGTCGCGCCCAGGGACCACAGGTCCGAGGGCGGGCCCTGCGGGCGCCCCGAGATGCGCTCGGGGGCCATGTAGTCGGGCGAGCCGACCAGCATGCCGACCATGGTCAGCGCCTTCGTGTCCTGGATCGCGGCGATGCCGAAGTCGGTGAGGACGACCCTGCGGGCGCCCGTCGCCGCGCCGCGCGTGCCCTGACCGGGCGGGCCTTCCACCAGGACGTTGCCCGGTTTGATGTCGCGGTGCAGCACACCTCCCGCGTGCACCTGGCGCAGTGCGGTGACCAGGCCCAGGCCGATGCGGGCGGTCTCGCGCGGCCCGAGCGGCCCTTCCTCCGCCAGCAGCCGCTCCAGCGAGCGCCCCACCACCAACTCCATGACGATCCAGAGGAGTTCGCCCTCGTCCACGACGTCGTAGACCCGCACCACGTGGGGATGGTCGATCCGGGCGGTGGCCCTGGCCTCGCGCAGGGTGCGTTCCCGGCGGGTGCGGGTGTCCTCCGGGTCGAGGCCGTCGATGCGCATCTCCTTCACCGCGACCTGCCGGTCCAGCACCTCGTCGGTGGCCCGCCACACCCGTCCCATGCCGCCCTGGCCGATGCTCTCGACCAACCGGTAGCGCCCCGTCACCAGCAACCCGGGGAAACCGCCGCTCCCCCGGTTCCCGGCGGCTCCCGCGTTCCCCGCGCCACCCGGACTTCCCGAATTTCCCGCATTCCCCCGATCTATCTGCCCTCCCCGATCCCCCTGATTTCCCCGACTTCCCTGATCTCCCGCATTTCCCGGCAATCCGCTGCACCCCCTCCGATACCCGGCCCCAGAAACACAATAGTCACACTTAGTGCTGTACCAGCATAGTGCGGAGAAATCTTGTGGTACCTCTTCAAGTACTGCGAATTCAGGCGCAGCCAAGGGGGGCGAACATGAGTTCTCGTCATGCGACGGCCGTGGCCGGATCGCTGGTCGCGGCATCTTTCTCGGCGGTGTTGATCCTTTCCGTCCCCGCCGGGGCGGACGACCAGGGACCCGGGAGCGGCAAAGGAGGAAAGCCCGTCGACCAGGCGCCGGCGGGTGTGAGGACGACGACGACACTGCCGGAGCGGATATCGGTCGACAACGGTTCCGGCAGGACCGCGATCACCGCCACGGTGAAGAACGAAGGGACCGCGCAGAGCGGCCGGATCAGGCTCCTGGTCGTGGGCTTCGACGGCCTCACGGTCAACGGAGTGCAGGGCTGTGACGCCCTCGCGAAGAAGGATCTCCCGAAAGGTTCCAACAGCGCTTTCTCCTGCCCCGTCGACCATCTCGCGGCCGGGGCGTCGAAGTCCTGGGCCGTCGACGCGACGTTCGACCTGAGCCGGACGGGGAAGATCTGTCTGCCCGTCCAGACGGCCGACGGCAAGAAGACGTACTGGCAGCAGGGCCCGGTGCCGTTCGGTACGACGAACCCGTCACCGAACGCGCCCGCCACCCCGCTGCTCCTCGGCACCGACAACGCGCCCGCGGCGCCCGGTGGCGACGAACTGCCGAAGACCGGCGTCGGACGGGACGTGCTCCCGCTCGGAGCCGCCGGAGCCTCCCTGCTCGCGGTGGGCGCGGCGGGCCTGTGGTGGTCCCGCCGCCGCCCGCAACACCGTCCGGGCTGACCGCCGGCGGACGGGCCGAGGCGCAGACGACCGCGCGCCGCCTCCCCCTGCGCCCTGAGGAGGGTCGTGGGGGGAAGCGGCGCGTCGGGCGTCGGGGCGGGGTGCGGACCGGGGCGGCGGGTGTTCGCGGCTCCCGTGCCCCTTGGTCCCTACTCCTTGACGAGCTTCCAGGCCGTGGGGAGCAGGCCCATGGCGAGGGCCGCCTTGACGGCGTCGCCGATCAGGAACGGGGTCAGGCCCGCCGCGACGGCGGCGGAGGCCGACATGTCGGCGGCGTAGGCCAGGTACGGGACGCCGACGAGGTAGATGACCGCCTCGCCCAGCAGCATCGTGGCCGCCATGCGCGGCACGGAGCGGTCGGCGCCGCGACGGGCCAGGGCGCCGACGGCGGCCGTCGCCAGGATCATGCCGAGCACGTAGCCGAAGGAGACGGACAGGCCGGAGGCGCCGCCCGCGAACCACGGCACACCGGCGAGACCGGCCAGCGCGTAGAGGGCGAGGGAGGAGACCCCGCGCCGGGCGCCGAGGGTGGTGCCGACGAGCAGCGCGGCGAAGGTCTGGCCGGTGACCGGGACGGGGCTGCCGGGGACCGGGACCGCGATCTGGGCCGCGAGGCCGGTGAGCGCGGCGCCGCCGAGCACGAGCGCGACGTCCCGGACGCGGGAGGAGGGGAGGAGGTCGGCGAGGACCTTTCCGGTACGTGCGGGGGCGACTGCGGCGGTGCTCATGGGGACTCCGCGGGACGGGGACGGACGGGACACGGCGACGCTATCCCAGGCGGGTCGGGGTGATCACCGTCAGCGAGCGACAAACGGCCGGACGTGCGGTTGGTGGGCTCCTGACAAAGGATGCCGCTTACACACGATGCGGGGTGACCCCGGTCACGGAGATGACGTGGTCCGGGATACGCGGACGGGCCGGGGCGCCTCTGTAGGGATCCGCCAACGGGCCGGCCGCCGTCTCGCCGTTCGGTCGCCATCTGGGCAGGGCTGTTCCCCTTTGCTAGCTTCGAGCCATGGTTGCCCAGGCCCTGAACTTCTCGTCGCGTCGCCATGTCGACCTGCGACGCGTGAGCGCGGCCGCCTGTCGCCCTCCGGTGTGAGGCGGGCGGAGCCGATCATCCGGCGCGTCACGCTCCACAGACGGCGCAGTGTCGGACCGGCTCCCGACTTCCGAGGAAGTTCCCCATGCCCCGTACCGCGGCTCCCCCCGCCCCGCTCTCTCCCGTCACCCGCGTCGCGGACAGCGACCGGCGGCGCACCAGCGCCAGTGTGATCCTGCGTTCCGTGCTGGAGCACGGCCCTGTCGCGCGTTCCACCATCGCCCGGCTGACCGGGCTGTCCCCGGCCTCGGTCACCGACCACTGCGCCCGGCTCACCGGGCTCGGGCTGATCCGGGAGGCCGCCGTACCCCGGCGAAGCAACGGGGTCGGCAGGCCGCACGTCCCCGTGGACCTGGACGACTCACGGTTCCTGGTGGGCGGGGTCCACGTGGCGGTGCCGTACACCACCGTCTCGCTGCTCGACCTGCGCGGCCGGGTGGTGGCGCGGCGGGAGCTGAAGCACCGCGGCCTGGAACCGGCCGAGGTGCTCGCGCGGGCCTGCGACGGGCTCGGCGCGCTGCTGGACGAGGCGGCCGGCTGCCGGGCCCTCGGGGTCGGGGTGGCGGCGGGCGGCTGGGTCGACCGGGACTCCGGGACCGTCGTCGAGCATCCGCTGCTCGGCTGGCGGGACGTGCCGGTGCGGGACACGGTCGGCGCGCGCACCGGGCTGCCGGTCCAGGTGGACGGGCACGCGCGGGCGCTGGTCAACGCGGAACGGCTGTTCGGCGGGGCGCGCGGCAGCCTCAGCGTGCTGCACCTGTTCGTCGGCAACGTGGTCGACGCGGCCTTCGCCACCCATGACGAGGTGCATCACGGGCCCCGTTCACAAGCGGGCGCCATCGCGCATCTGCCGCTGGCCGGCGGCACCGAGCCGTGCGACTGCGGCCGGATCGGCTGCCTCCAGGTGGAGCTGAGCGAGCGGACGCTGTGCCGCAGGGCCCGGCGGGCCGGGGTGATCGACGGGGTGAACCCGATGCACGTGGTCGCCGCCGCGGACGCCGGTGACCCGGTGGCCGCGGGACTCCTGCGGGAGCGGGCGCGCATGACGGGCCGGGCCGTCGGGCTGCTGCTCGACGTGCTCAATCCGGAGCGGGTCGTCGTCACCGAGGTGGGGGTGCTGTACCGGGCGGACTGCCTGGCGGCGCTGCGGGAAGAGGTGGGCGCGGAGCGTTCCGCGGCCGTCTCCCCGAGCAGTTTCCGCGACTGCGTGCTGGCCATGGCGGGCGGTGCGGTGGCGCTGGACGTCCTCTACCGGGACCCGCTGGCCTCACCCGGCGGGCGCGCCGCCTGAAGCGACCTGAGTCGACCTGAGGGGAGTTAATTCAGAAACTCCGAATGTTGACAGGCCCCGCACGTGGACAGGAACATCTATCTCATGAGCTGTCGCACCTTCTGTTGCTGACGCCCCGGCGCGCCGGGAGCGCGCCCTTCTCCCGCCTTTCTCCGTAGGAATTCGTCACGGATTCCCTGCGGATATCCACGGCTTCCGCGGTACCCCGCACACATTCTCCGTGTGACATTCGTGTGACGAAATACCGCCGGAGCCCGGCGTCCCGTCGGCGCCGTCCCTGCGTGTCTTCCCTGCCTCGGTCCGTCCTTCCCGTCTGCCTTTTCTCCGTTTCCCGCTGGGGGTTCTCCCGTGCCTGTTTCCCGTACGTCCGGTGTCGACCGGCGTCTCTTCCTCACCTCTCTGCTGGGCGCCGCCGCCGGTGTCGCCGGGCTCAGCGGTTGCGCCGAGAGCAGCGCCGCCACCGGCGGGGAGGGCGCGTCCACGGCCCCGCTCGCCGCCAAGGTGCCCGCCGGCACCAGTCTGAAGATCGCCTCCTTCCAGGGCCAGCAGGAGTTGCAGCTCAAGCTGGCGAACCTGCCCGAGCTGCCCTTCAAGGTGTCGAACTGGCTGAACATCGGGGCCGGTCCCGATGTCATCAACGCGTTCCGCGCGAAGTCCCTCGACCTCGCCAACAACGCGGGCATCCCGCCGATCCAGGCGCATTACCAGGGCTTCGACGCGAAGATCGTCGCGATCAACATCACGCGCCGGCCGAACTACGTCTTCGCCACCAAGCCGGGCAGCGACATCCGTACCGTCGACGACTTCCGCGGGAAGAAGCTGGCCTTCTCCCAGGGACAGGCCCAGGGCGTCGTCCTGCTGCGGGCGCTGAAGAAGGCCGGCCTGAAGTACGACGACGTGCGGCTGGTGCCGCTGACCAGCAACCAGTTCCTCACCGCCCTCCAGTCGGGCCAGGTGGACATCGCCCCGCTCGGCAACACCCAGTCGCCCGCCTATCTCAAGCAGTACGGCTCCAAGGGCGCCCGTGTCATCACCACCGACGTCGTCGACCTGCTCAGTCTGCTGTGGGCGCCGACGTCCGTGCTGAACGACGGGGCGAAGGCGGCCGCCGTCGCCGCGTTCGTCCCGCAGTGGGCGCAGGGCCTGGTGTGGAGCTACGAGAACCCGGACGTCTGGAACGAGGAGTTCTTCGTCAAGACGCAGAACCTGAGCCTCGACCAGGCCAAGTCGATCACCGCACTCGCCAACAAGCCGCTGTTCCCGCCGAGTTGGGACGAGGCCATCAAGTGGGAGCAGGAGACCGCGGACCTCCTCGCGGAGGGCGGCTTCGTGAAGAAGTTCGACGTCGCCTCGCTCTTCGACCACCGCTTCGAGGGCATCGCCGCCAAGTCCGTGGCAGCCGAGTACCGGAGTTGATCACCATGACCACCAGCGCAAGCACGCCCACGAGCACGGCTGCCGCCCCGACCTCCGCCGTCGCCCCGACCTCCGCCGTCGCCGCGGCACCCGCCGCCGCGGCCGGTGAGGGCGGGGACCGCGTGCGGCGCCGGCGACGGCGCGGACTCGCGCCCGGCACACCGTGGCCGGCCTCCCGGCTCGTCGGCCCCCTGCTCCTCATCGCCGCGTGGGCCGCCGCGTCGGCCGCCGGGCGGCTGGACACCGGGGCGATCCCGGCGCCGTGGACGGTCGTACGGACCGGTGTCCACCTGTGGACCGACGGCACGCTGACCACCGACATCCTGACCTCGCTGGAACGCGCGGCCTACGGGTTCGCGATCGGCCTGACCGCCGGCGTGGTCCTGGCGCTCGCGTCGGGGCTGACCCGCACCGGTGAGGCGCTCATCGACGGGACCGTGCAGCTCAACCGGGCGATCCCGACCCTGGGCCTGATCCCGCTGTTCATCCTCTGGCTGGGCATCGGCGAGACCTTCAAGATCGCGATCATCGCGATCGTCGTCTACATCCCGATCTACCTCAACACGCATGCCGCGCTGGCCGGCATCGACTCCCGGTTCGTCGAACTGGCCGAGGTACAGGGCCTGTCGAAGGTCCGGTTCATCCGGCAGATCGTGATCCCCGGAGCCCTGCCCGGATTCTTCGTGGGACTCCGGCTCGGGGTGACCGGGTCCTGGCTCGGCCTGGTGGTGCTGGAGCAGATCAACGCCACCAGCGGCCTCGGCTACATGATGTTCCAGGCCACGAACTACGGCCAGTCGGACGTCATCCTGGTCGGCCTCCTCATCTACGGCGTGTTCGGTCTCCTCTCCGACACCGCGGTCCGTCTCGTCGAACGGAGGGTGCTGTCGTGGCGCCGCACACTGAGCAGCTGACCCGTGGCACGGCCGTCCGGCTGCGCGGACTGACCCGGTCCTTCGAGAACCGCACGGTCCTCGACGGCATCGACCTGGACATCCCCGCCGGCCAGTTCGTCGCGCTCCTCGGACACAGCGGCTCCGGCAAGTCCACCCTGCTGCGGGCGGTCGCCCACCTCGACCACGAGGTCGTCGGCAGCGGAGAGCTCACCGCCCCCGAGCGGGTGTCGGTGGTCTTCCAGGACTCCCGGCTGCTGCCCTGGCGCCGGGTACTGGACAACGTCCTGCTGGGCCTGGACGGCAAGGAGGCCGGGCACCAGGGACGCGAGGCACTCGCCGAGGTGGGGCTGAAGGGCCGTGAGCGGGCCTGGCCCAACGAGCTGTCCGGTGGTGAGGCGCAGCGCGCCGCCCTGGCCCGCTCACTGGTCCGTGAGCCCGAACTCCTGCTGGCCGACGAGCCGTTCGGGGCGCTGGACGCCCTCACCCGGATCAAGATGCACACCCTGCTGCGCGAGCTGTGGGAGCGCCACCGGCCCTCCGTGCTGCTCGTCACCCACGACGTGGACGAGGCGATCGTGCTCGCCGACCGGGTCCTCGTCCTCGACCACGGCCGTATCGGCCTCGACCTGACCATCGACCGCCCGCACCCGCGCTCGTACCGGGACCCGCTGCTCGGCGACTACCGCGAACGGCTGCTCGCCGCCCTGGGCGTCACGGAGGACCACCAATGACCACGGCCGACCACGGACGACAGCTCCACCTCAACGCGTTCCTGATGAA harbors:
- a CDS encoding GNAT family N-acetyltransferase, with translation MRESRETRTLLRDEWDEWYDTFLRTFGGVPEPAEERELFRDLTPHDRSLGVWDAGRCVATAGAYDFRLTVPGGASVPAAGVTMVGVSATHRRRGVLTSMMRRQLDDVRAWGEPLAVLTASEPDIYGRFGYAAAAFGLHAEIDTSRVRLSVPPGTDDVRLRYADPVAELDVCEALYARTVPDRPGMLARRPGWERLGLLDPESGRGGASPLQCVLAERDGEVTGYVRFRVRPEWRDSGHNGQVLLQDLTAADPASEAALWRFLFGIDLTTSLKVRGRPVDEAWQYLVSDVRRCELRVRDSLYVRLVDVGAALEARTYQAPVDVVFEVEDAFCPWNAGRWRLSGDTKGAVCGRTSDAADLALSVRELGAVYLGGVGPAPLARAGRVDELRRGALAEAAVGFGAVTAPWLPHGF
- a CDS encoding Fpg/Nei family DNA glycosylase yields the protein MPEGHTIHRLAQDYARFTRRPLAVSSPQGRFTPSAELLAGASLTRTEAHGKHLFLGFAGGRWIHIHLGLFGKVTFGPAPAPPPTDTVRLRLAGPTGYVDLRGPTTCALITDDEKRAIHGRLGPDPLRADADPAAAYARIARSRTTIAALLMDQKVIAGVGNVYRAEVLFRHGIDPYRAGRDITPTEWDAIWTDLVALMRDGVRDNRIDTVRPQHTPQAMGRPPRVDDHGGEVYVYRRTHQPCHLCGDTVRTADLAARNLFWCPTCQRK
- a CDS encoding ribose-5-phosphate isomerase, which codes for MRVYLGSDHAGFELKNHLVEQLRAAGHDPVDCGPHIYDAQDDYPPFCLRAAERTAADPGSLGVVIGGSGNGEQIAANKVKGVRAALAWSEETASLGRQHNNANVVAVGSRMHSQDEATKFVETFLATPFSEDERHIRRIDMLSAYETTGTLPEIPAHHPQQ
- a CDS encoding amino acid permease, with translation MTSQPTLTKADGGPGGSEEPGAGPGTGLHAGLKNRHLSMIAIGGVIGAGLFVGSSSGIATAGPGILLSYALVGTLVVLVMRMLGEMSAANPTSGSFSAHADRALGRWAGFSIGWLYWFFWVVVLAVEATAGAKILEGWIPAVPQWGWALLVMVVLTATNLVSVGSYGEFEFWFAGIKVVAIGAFIVVGGLAVFGVLPGSDSDKAGLGNLTDHGGFLPNGPGAILTGVLLVVFSFMGSEIATLAAGESEDPQRAVTKSTNSIIWRIGVFYLGSILVVVTLLPWNDPSIKEQGSYVAALNSLGIAHAGQIMNFIVLTSVLSCLNSGLYTASRMAFSLGQRGDAPKMFARTTRRGVPLAAIVASVLFGFVAVFFNYKFPDSVFLFLVNSSGAVALFVWLVICFSQLRMRKIIQAEAPEKLVVKMWLYPYLTWATAALIVFVLGYMLTDTEGESSGRTTVLLSLLVAALVVAVAFVKEGRTRARARAASEVPATSRVEAE
- a CDS encoding protein kinase domain-containing protein, giving the protein MVESIGQGGMGRVWRATDEVLDRQVAVKEMRIDGLDPEDTRTRRERTLREARATARIDHPHVVRVYDVVDEGELLWIVMELVVGRSLERLLAEEGPLGPRETARIGLGLVTALRQVHAGGVLHRDIKPGNVLVEGPPGQGTRGAATGARRVVLTDFGIAAIQDTKALTMVGMLVGSPDYMAPERISGRPQGPPSDLWSLGATLCAALGGRSPFSRDTTLATLHAVLYEEPRLPPRAGPLNDILAALLEKEPAARPTLTDLESALAPLAFPPPAPTPAVPGQTGTGDAGAPGAEGGAPADRAGAPHAHTPVGPAQAGTGAAGTAAGTGAASELRSESGSEPPSEGPPADPRVRPGISLARPRQATEPRPAPEPRPAPEPRPAPEPRPAPEPRPAPEPRPAPEPRPAPEPRPAPEPRPAPEPRPAPGTRPAPDTSGAPEPHPAREPHPAREPYGVPEADGAAPVPSPDAPTRRVRGRPGGEPPGPAVAARSATVRSGGGGPGGDGEATGGGGGRRPGRGGGPARRRTGAVVAVGVLVVGTVLAIVLASPPGSHDGDDRSGGASPEPSVLTTANPGSGSGSGPVDPASPTVEGTFRPPSLPPGAHQEAGGYAWATPAGWRRDVKTGAEVHYTSPDGTQELVARSSLARGDLMDTWRTSEENARQGRDYTKIRLAETTFRGRPAVVWEYTFTLRGTPWHARLLGFDEDGKSYQVNTWYRPGTEAQALRTYEKVKDSFTVM
- a CDS encoding LPXTG cell wall anchor domain-containing protein; the protein is MSSRHATAVAGSLVAASFSAVLILSVPAGADDQGPGSGKGGKPVDQAPAGVRTTTTLPERISVDNGSGRTAITATVKNEGTAQSGRIRLLVVGFDGLTVNGVQGCDALAKKDLPKGSNSAFSCPVDHLAAGASKSWAVDATFDLSRTGKICLPVQTADGKKTYWQQGPVPFGTTNPSPNAPATPLLLGTDNAPAAPGGDELPKTGVGRDVLPLGAAGASLLAVGAAGLWWSRRRPQHRPG